TACTATCAATGAAAATGCCATCTCCCAAGTCCTCGAGCTTAATCTCGACTGAGATAAAAAACCCAATGCGCACCCTCGTGTTGTCGTGCGCGTGCCGCATTGTTCGGGTCCTCTCCAGAGCAAAATCCTTCCTCGTCAAGGCCGTCCAGAGAAAACTAGACAAATTCCAGATTCACTTCATGCTCCCGGCGAAGAAGAGCAAGAATAAGAAGATATACTTAGGCTCGTTCCGGTTCCACTACAACTGGTGCTCTGCTTCTTCCTCGCACGTGCAGCCATTTCCAGCTCCGTTCTCGACGAGCCACCTCTACTACTACGACCCAACTTGGGATTCCATGATCTCAATGGAGCCAGCGGATCAGGACAACAACAGCAGCGGAGATTCACAGCTCTCGAAGTACCTGGAATGGCTAGAAGAGAAGGACAATGCACATGCAGGTGAAGAGTCTAGTGACAACGGTACGTCTGCTCATGAAGAGTGTGCGGATGAGATTGACAAGCTCGCCGACATCTTCATCGCGAAATGCCACCAGAAGTTCATTTTGGAGAAGCAAGAATCCGATCGCAGGTTTCAGGAAATGATAGCTATATAGAAGCTGGCATAGTTTTGAAGGTGGTTGTACTCTGTAAATTAAAATCGTGTTCAATCTGCATTATGCTTTTTGTCTGGTTCAAAAGCCAAGATTGTGCGTGGTCAGGGGATCATTGCGGAAATTGCGATTCGTCTTTGTTTTAATGATGGCTCGACGAGCTCCTCCTCGCTCGTCTTTGTAATCCACCATTCTCGATAAATGGTGGCATGATAAGTGTCCTCTTTGAACATTTCTCAGTTGATAACTAGAGTTCTGGCATCAGTTTTCCCATTTAACCGTTCTCCAGTAGGCACTTCTAGCCGCAGAATGCTCCTTATCTAGATCTGTACATTGATCACCTCCATGCTTCAAAACTTTACTGGTCCTTGTCTGACAATTTTCACTCTCTCAACATAAAGTTAATGGACCTCCTTAATTAATCAGCAATGTCTTAATGGGGTTATTAGCATTAAACAGTTCAAGAGTATTGGACGCATGTCCAGGCTTTACCCGACATATGGGTAGCGGGTGAGCTATCTTTTCTACTTTGAATTTACCTTGATTACCTCGTTAGCTGTCGAGCTTATAGACATTTGGGGAAACGAGAAAGGTCGCTTTATTCATCCCTTTTTCctagaggaaaaaaaataaaaaaaaaattatacattcgtTTTTTCGATGTCATTTAACTTAATAATCCAGATACATCAGTATCATTACATGTTATGAAATTCATAATTAAGTcgtacttttcttttttcgcaCGGTCTTCTTCTTTACTCATATATGATGTCGACCGGTGGCTGTTGATTTATTGTCTGATGATTTCTTCAATCATCAGACTGGTTAGTCTTCTGTGTTTGACTGGTTATCATTGTGAATCATATCATCATAACCTAAAATGGAGAGAGTAGCTATGCTTCTAACAATCTAGTTTTATGTACAAAATATCTGACACGATGCAAGTACACCTTCTACTGTATATTTAACAGAAAAGAACATTGCCCGGAACACGAAAAAGGGATAATATTGATCCTACAAGAGAGGAAAGAGCTATGCAGAACGCTTGCTCGAATCCGTTACATCCAGATCTTGATCGATGTCACTTGTTCTGGGTAGGATTTGGTCCACTAGCAGGCACTTTCCTCATGCTTGTTGTCTCCATAGATTTGTCTGGCGCGCTGCCCGCACCTCTCACCAGCCTCCTGGAAGAAAAGTTGCTCATCGAGGCCATGGCGAGCTTCCTAGAGCCCTTCCAATAACTTCGTCTCGCGTTGTCAGGATTTGGTCTGCTGTGATGATGAGCAGCTAATTCAGAGCACAAGAGGATGTTCACTATGAGCAGGAAGGCAAAGAGAGCCGTCCGATTCCGGCAACCGTCGATTATCTTCataagttcatatatatgATGTGGAAATAGACTAAAAGAATGAGAGATGCAATTCATAATTGCAAACGGTGGGGGCCGGCATTGATTTATGAGAAGATGATGTATTGGTGAGTGGAGTACTTCACTGACTGCAGATCGTGGTCTTGAGATAAACACCAGATTTTAGATCCATCATgccaataatattataatccAAAGAGCAgaacattttatttgtatctttttctttaatagcGGAATTCAATCCTTGAACTCCCTTATCACATCATATCATTGCGTAACAAATTAGCACTTCGGTATTTCATCATATGCTACTCAATTGCCTACTGCACAACTGATTCTTATTATGAGTTCTGCCTTCGATCATACACTCGAGGGTCGAGTGCCTTTTCATTAggtaaagtaaaataaatgataagAGGGGAGAACAGAGGATTATTATCAAACAGTCTTTATAAGCTTCTAATGTCCCATTCCCTGTGCTGCTAATTGCAATTGCCAAACCAAAATGAAGCTTATAGCAGATTCACGTGACTATCCATCCACACGACCCTTTTACTACTTAACATAACTAAGCTATCGATCGAAATTGTCTCTAGCTTATTCCTGTCCTTTAGTTCAGCATTTACAGATATATGCGAAAATTCCATGAAAATTTTGCTCGACTGATCTAAAAGCTCGAACTGCATTGTTGAACCATGTGTAAGATTTAATCTTTTCTTGCCTCCTTGGGATGACAAGGTCCTCTGAAATGTAACGTCTTGAAGAATGATATAACCCTCGAAACATGAGGATCAGCTAGCATTATTGGTTGGCCTGTCGGGTCagaattagaaaagaaaaccacgTTTTTAATTCTTcactatatatttatattaaaaaatatatgaaaaatatttcaatcacttattattatatcgtttacaaataaatatattcatccattttaaaaaaataaataatcatttatacttacacacttaaaattaatttaaaaaattaagcatTATAGCTAATCTCataaaaacttaattaagtaaaacCCTCGTCCTAGTGACCGGGTTATTTTTATCTAAagttattcaaatttataacaaAGGAGCACAAGCAtataatgaattttcaaaattttgatagACTCTAAATGATTCTTAttctttcataaaatataacTAACGAACTTATCtaaaagtattcaaattttagattaatttttcttataaattaatttgataatcGCAATGATGTATGTATTACATGAATTCCttacttaataatttttgttattaCAAGTTTGAATTGATTGTCTAACTTTTTACAtgctaatataaattataaattcaaaccaattattgttttcatatttaaacttttacagtaaaattttctttataaaatccGCGCGACGCACGGTCTAATAAACTGATTAAGTATGTTTGCTAAACTTTCTTAATTTTGTATTTGCGTTGGCGTGAGTGTGGGCATTGAACTTCTGACACCCAAACATGAGCATTATCCAAATCAATGACTAACACCATATATAGAATTTGCCCAAGTAGAATACTAATTAGAATACTGCAATAGGGACGGTGCACTTTTGGGAGGAGAGGGGTCCTTAAGGGACCAAGGATATACTTCTTTTTGAACTAGATATGGCGATATTACAAGAAATTTTgtcaaaaatttgaagaataatGTACAATTAATCTTTCTTAATACACGTCAAAATTTTAAGGGGGACAACCGCGTCCCTTAGCACCGGCCCCTTCGGTCCATCGCATACTTTAATCCTCATTTTTATTGTCTCTCTATATGTCAGTAAACTAATTTAAACCAAACCATGCACATATTATGCATACGTCTTGTAGACCAAATTAATCACGCCAAAAACAACTTATTATTTCTACGACATTCATCATGACAATTAAACAATGACATTACTTGATCGAGAATCTATATGATTATTGAGTGTTGCCATGTCCTCCTAATAATCAACTTAAAAGTCTttccaattcaaaatttcGCTCACAATAATGGGTGGTAATTTACACAACATTCAAGGACTGTTAACTCAATAGATGTGAATAGAATTTTGAATTAGGAGAATTTTTAGTTACACTGCGTGCTTAGaaggatttatttatttattttatataattattacgtTTTAAACACCCCAAAGaggcattaattaattaatggtaCACTCAACTTTGAAGCCTTCTTCGGTTCGGTAGAAACGAAGCAGTCCCATTTCATCTGCCAGCTTGTCGGGGCCCCATATCGTCCCTTTGACTCCTGGGATAGGGAACTATCTGTACAAATGGATGTATATATACTTGCGACTAACGATTCCCCGACAAGGGCAATGAATTAACGAGGAAGATGGAGGAGTGGCCCTAATCTAGGCACCATCCTCGGTCTGAACTTCCAATCCGTCGACGCGGTTCAATTGAAGTATGATTATTAAGAACTTCTTATCGATGCGAATGTGCACTCTTCCATGTTCGGGGCCTCATACTTATTGAATCCGCCGCATAGTTGGTAGAATTGGCCATGTGAGTTTAAGTACTTTTCGACCCCATGGCCCTCGGACGCCAACCTTGATGTCGTGTGGAAAATATGGGTCTCTGTTCATGTCGGTTTCCTCTTTCAGAGGGCCAAGTTCTGACATATCTATAGAGGTCTATGTATAGTTTTAACTGCCCGCAACAGTCGCATGCCGTGGGCTGGGCCTCAAATAAGGAAGGAACTGGGCTGAGAAGCTTTGGGCTTCATTGGATCCATTAATGGCTTTTCGCCGTTGAGCTTTATCTAAGGGCTCTTTTTTTGGAATCCCTTAGAAACGTGATTTTTTCCAGTACACTTCtgtttattttctatttcaagtattaattttaatttcaacagTTGTAAATTGTTACCTCCTAAACGCTTTTACTTATAacacttatttttcagcaattaTATTTCAGTACTTTTGTTTTAGCAACAACGCTCCCAAACCAAGCCTAGCTAATCAAAGAAAGTTTTTTGGGTAATAAGGGAGGCACATATGCCTAGTACAAGGAGATTAAATAAAGCGAAATAAAGGTCTATAAGGCTCATTGGCAAGGATTGAACTCAGAATCTCTTGGTCCTAGGCGACACCTTATGTCACTGCACTAAGTCTCCTTCTTCTAATCAAAGAATGTTAATGAGCCATATTCATACCTTACTACTGATGATGTTGTCTATGTTGTTTCGATGGATACCATGAATTTTTGGTCTTCGAGCTACTGAATTTGATTGGAAATTATCTGGTCCGTTGATTGATCCCCTCCAAAACTCTAGCAGAGTAAACTGATCAGATCTCGAGGTTTTTGGTGATGATATGCCAAGGTTAGAACCAAGTCGGAACTTGCTAAGGGGAATGTGGATTATCAAAAGGGGTTAATCTGTCGGTGCTGAGAGAAGTGAAATCTAAGCAGTGAAGAGAATTAACTTCACTTCCATACCCCTTTGGCAGTCAATTTGCAGAAGTTACCTGAAGGGCTACCATTCCGGCATTTCCAAGACTCACATTGATGGAGCTGTTGTGAGTGCATTAGCCAATGCTTTTCTACAAGTCAAGAAGAGAGCGacagaaaataaagaaactcGCATAATGAGCGGAAGCAAATACTAGTCTAAAGAGATTCTTCTTGTGAGAATATTTTTCTACTCAGCTAGTGTTGACATCCGGAGAACTCAAACATTCTGCCAATAGGGATACACTGCTCTTGCCATCCATTGCATCGAGATCAATGAGGGTTGTAATAAGCAATTTGAGCTGCTCAACATTGAGCAGTTCAagctttttaataaaattgcaattacTACAAGTTTATAGATTTTACCTAGTGATGTCAGACCTCCTCAGGATCAGTATAATGTCAGAGCTTCGGAGTGCAGACGCCATGCTTCAGTAAGCTTCCTAGACAACATCATTAGCCAGGACCCAAATGTGTCCATTCACCAAAAACAGATATGCGTAAACTACTGTAAATGAGTCCACCGGGCAATACCTGGATAGCAGTTATGCAATCAGTTGATACTTCCCCTGGAAAGAACTCAAGAGCTTTCCCATTCTTTTCCAGCATTATGCGTCTCATCATGTCACCGCCTCCTCTGTATGCAGAGGGCTAGTGCAATACATTCACAGTTACAGTTGTAAGAATGACGATTTTCATAATacttaaccaaaaaaaaaaaagaggatatTCATAATAACAATTAGCATAATAAAGGGATAGGTTTGAACATCAGAACTTACAATCTGTACATTTTGCTCaccattatatcatgcatgtttttaACACGCTTCTCAGCCCCAATGCCCCAGTGAGACTACATCATAAATCTCCACAGTAATattaaagtatatatatgtgcattaTTTAACGTATAAAGTATGTGAAATAGAAGAACTAATTTTGACTGAGCAAGTCTTACTTGGGACGCCGTTAAGTAGCAAAGGCATGAAGATCAAAGTCAAACTGTCAATATTACAGGATATAAACTCCAAGGCCACGGAAGCATCTTCCATAGCTCGTTGTTTTGCACGGAAACCCAAATCTACCCGAAATTTATTGGCTAGTAAGTTAAGTTATGCACAATCaagtttataaaaataaagggCTGGGTCCAATGCAAGTGATATGACAGCCGAATCATACCTGATCGATAGGTAGGGTGCACATTTTCTTCTAAAATATTCTGTTAATGAGAACATCGGAAGTTCCAACATACACATTATGCAAGCACGTAGAGGGTTTTTTTCCTTCGTTGTCTGTTCATGACGGCCTCCAGAGCAGACTAAGAAAGCTTGTTTCTCTTTCAGCAATTACAAATGTCTTGGTAAGGTTAACCTGTCAGCTCTCAACACAGACAAGAGAATCAAACTTGAATAACCCAGCAATGTTATTTAGGCATTTCATTTTCCAAAATATCATTGCAACTAAGCAATCTACAATGGATACTTCCTTTATATCTAACAACGCTACAATAAAATGGAAAGCTAACAAGAAACACTCCAAACACAAAATCTCGAACTGCATATTACTGTACTATTGCAAGCCTACTTGACCAGGCCTTAAACCCGAACAATGGAGCATCTAAACAGATTCAGGCCCCACCAGCTCCCTTCAAGGCCTTCTTCAGTTCCTCACTCACATCAGCCTCCACTGATTTCCCAGCAAAACCGCTAGAATCAGTGGACCTCTTCTCACTGCTTCGCCGATCGGTTTTGCCGCTAGGAGCTCTGTTTCCGTTCCTCTCGATCTCGTGGTACCTCACCGAGTCATGAGTGATTGGCGGGGATGGACTGGCACTCTTTGCAGAGAATTCTCGACGGAGATCCTCAATGGCCTTCCTCAGCATCCCATTCTCAGCCTGCAGTATCTCTAATTGGCGCTTCACTGAGAAGCAAGCCTCTGCAAGATCGCTGTCTCCGGGAAAATTTGATTCCTTTCCCGATGACTTCTCCTGCCCCTTTGGTTCTTGCTTCGAATTGAAACCCTCTGGCACATGTTCGATCCCGATCTTATTCATCACCAGAAATGGGACCTTATCAAAGGTAATCCCCCCCGTGGGATTGAAAGCATTCCCTGCCTCTCCGGGAACCCTGACTCCCCACCGGAAGTTAACGACGGCGCGGCTCCTCACTGGAACTACTGTTCTTGCCGCCACCTCCATGCCAGAAAGCACACCGGAAAACGCCACAGCAGGCGACCCAGGCGTCAGGGCAGcaattttctttccaaaaaaGGCACCGTTATCCAGCACATAGCTGCCGTTGGTCTGGGGCGGCGGGGGCGCCTCCACCACCTCAATGGAGGCATCCTCTTCAGTGCTGATGGACTTGGGCTTGATGACTGAAGACTGCGACTTCTTCACTGAGAAGTCGCCGAAATTGGGCCGGAAATGGAGCATGAAGGCAGGATTGCCGCGGTTGAGGAGGTTGAACTCGGCGCTCATGGACATGGAGCTGGAAATCGGTGAGCCGAAGGGGCCGGTCCCCGTCTTAACGACGAGGGAGAAGGGATTCCAGGAGTCGTTGGGGCGATAGGAGACGCGGACAGATGGGCCGGACTCGAAGAAGGTGCCGAGGTTGAGGGTGAGCTCCTTGGATTCGCCGGCGACTATGCCAGACTGGAAGGGGAGGCCGATGATGTTGAGGGGGACCTTGGCCCTGATGAGAGGCTTCTGGTCGTCCCGGAACTTGAGTGACGCTTTCATCTTCGGATTGCTGAGACTGAGACCGGCGGCTGTGGAGGCTCTCCGGCGGGCGATTCGAAGagaatcaaatcaaaagtTCGATTTTTTAGGTCAGATTGGAGGGCGGAGAGATGGCTATTATTGGGCGGAGATTCCGCCCAATTTTGGCGCTGATCCGACGCGCCCATCCTCAAGTGGGTCCCGTCACACTGGCTAACTCATTTCTCCTCTGAGGGACGGTCCGATGAGGCTGAGGTTACACGTGGCGGTTTCCTAACCGTCtaaggatttttcttttttaacattTCTCTGATTTAATTTTTGTCAGTTCTTGGCTTTACGAGACAGACAGATGAAGGAAACCATAAATTAtgttcctttttaattttcaacatCGTTTGGAATTCTGAATTTTCTTACAAAcgttgtttttttaaaaaaattttcaaattaaatcgTATCACCCGCCTCGAATAAACAGTCAACAATGATTTGATATAGAATGTTTCCATCTGCATTATGCCACTATCTCAAGATAAGTCCTCGCGGTTTGATTCACTGCAATTGCCAGGGCCAACGGTTCAAGATTTTTTACGAAAAACCGAAAAAACCTATAAAGGATCGGTATAATATAGATTCTTTCGCACGAGACTTTGACGGTTTCTCGATCCACCAGCTTAAAGTATGCTTGGAAGTCGGAACCCATGAATCAGTTAAATGGCAACTGCCAACAGACTCCACCATAAGCACATACAGCTATGTTGTTATTTCAGCTATTGCAGGTATCACATGCGAGATATGAGTGCAAAACTAAGACGAAGACGATCCCGAGAATTACAAACTTGTTAAAGTAAACCGAAGCAAGAAAATTGGTTCCACCTCACCAGGAAGAATCAAACGCAGCTAGACAAGGGAGAGACAAATCTATTATTCAAAATTCCAGTAGAAATTTCACTGAGCACAATCCTCTGTCCGCCTCTTACTAATTTCTCTCGTTCAAACTCTTTTACTCTACTTAGACTTCGGGATGTCGAGGTTTGCGAATACTGGGCTGTCGACTCCAACTCCCATTGCGTTTAGACCGTTATCGACGTACACGACTGCACCGGTGATGGCAGAAGCCAGTGGAGAGGCAAGGAAGGCAGCAGCATTACCCACCTCCTCTGCGCAATAAAACAGTCGATATCGTTATCAGAATGGCTCCTTTACCGAAAAATTCAGTCTGGAAattgaaatttcaatttaGAAGTGACTTTCAGGAACTTTACAAGCCCAATCATACAAAGTGGCAAAATATCAGAAGATGCACAATGAATTGGTAAGGGAGAGAGGCAAATGTACCTGCGGAGAGTTCTTTCTGCAACGGCGCATTTTCTAGAGAATAATCGATCATCATATCAATGAAGCCGATAGCTTTGGCAGCACGGCTTCGCAATGGACCTGCAATTTATTTTTCCCCGAGGATTAATTGTTAGAAATTAGATCTTTCGGCTTCTAGTTATACTCATCGAAGAGGATGCTTCGACTAATTTCTTTAACATGGGAGTGACGCCATAGGATTTATACAAGGAGTCCGTGCATTTTACCTGCAGATATTGTGTTAACCCTGATCTTGTGCTTTCTCCCAGCTTCGAAAGCCAAGACCTGCACCAAGCAAAGTAATGGATCAATCTCCACAATATACATCATTATTCATCAAGATTATCGGGCGGCCCGTTGGAAGTCTTTCCTAAACATCATGGTAAAAGGTTTTCTTATAAGCCAGTTTCAGGAATTATCTTTCCCTAACTTTTGATGTTTCTTTTACAAAGGAAAAAGGCTTTCAAACGTGTTTCttaaaatgatttttaagAATAGATTTTCAAGACTTTCTAAACAATTTAATTTAGGGGAAAGTTGCATCAAAGAGAGACAAATGCTAATGGGCAAAGGACAAGAAAACTTACACGTGTGTCACTCTCGAGAGCAGCTTTTGCTGAACTCATACCTCCACCGTATCTACAGGCAAATAGACCACGTTAAATCACATATGAAGATGCAGAGAACACTATTCAAAACAACCAAATTGGACATACCCTGGGATGATCTTCTCAGAGGCAATGTAGGTCAGAGAGATCGTAGCACCCCCTGTTGAATGAACATGTCAGACCagaaaactaaaaataattctcAAGAATGTAATCCACAAAACTAACTACTGTTCGAGGGGAGCATGAAGTGGAAAATGGTACCTGGATTCATGATTGGAACAAAGTGTTTGAGCAGAGAGACAAAGGAGTAACTCGATGCCGAGATTGCAGCGAGATATCCATTCCGAGAAGTTTCAAGCAGAGGCTTGATGACCTGTGAAAGAGAATGACAGTAACTACAAGCCATTTTCAGAGGGTATTATTCAAGGAGAAGAGATTGAGCAATATGCCCCACCTCTGGTCCATTAGCAAGTGAATGCACGAGGATGTCAATGCTTCCAAAGTCTTCTTTGACAGATTCAGCGACTTCCTGCGACCATTCAAAATTAGTATAAGAAGCTCAAATTTTCTTTCTGTTTGACCAAAAGTGAGCCTATTTTTCAGACGAAGACCTCCAACAATTGTTTAAAAGTATATTGTAAAACTCTTCTTGCCAATTTGAGATTGCTATTTATCACGCACTTGGGAAATCTaacaaaagtaaaattttatgttaataatGAAGCTGTGCCTATACCGATCGAGAGAAAGGTGTTCgccagaaagaaagaaaaccatATAACTAAATTTTGTGTcagtattatttattaaatcgTGTATACATATTGATGGGAAACATGCAATGGGAACATCGAATTTCTTATGTAGCAAGTTCATATTCATAATCATTTCAAATATTGTTACCAGAGGTGTTACAGAGAGTCTTTACCTTAACAGTCCATTTTGTGGAACCAGCATAGCGTTTGTTATTCTTAATCTGCAGAAAACCATGTAGTGTAAGTGAATATAGTCACTACATCTGACATCAAAACGACATTCTCAGAAATAATAAGGAGAGCTCATTACATCCTCAGGAACATGCTCGGGGCAGTCAAAAATCGCATCAAGTGGATAAACTTTGGTAATGTCCATCAAAGAGCCATCAGGCAACCTGGAGAAGCACATTAAAGGTGGAGGAGGCTTAGCAGATACCATGCGACCATATATAAGCAACTATAGCCAAGCAGCACAGTTTACTTACACTCGTGACTCATCAAATTTTCCACGCCTAAGGCTCGTCTCAAAAATATTCAGGGCCTGCAATAATTATCATATTGAATCAACCGACAAAAAATTATGGAAGTTTGAGGAATGCCACGCGTTGTGGAAGCAGATCTATCATGTACTTACGGGAACCCAGGTACCAACAAGAATTTCAGCACCGGCAGCAGCAAGAGATTTTGCAATCGCCCAACCATACCCATTGTCATCAGCAACACCAGCTATAAATGCTCTCTTGCCTACAAGGTACAAAAATATACCGACCATCAGAAGATCTCCATAAACATTCCAAGAGATGGAATGTATTTCCCAGTATTCTAATttacaagtgcttccattaCATTGCCTTATCATCTATTGTCCACACAGGGTAATCAATTTCTTCTAGTGCCAGATAAGACATTTAGTTTACTGCAATCTAGGGAAGTTACTGGTTGCAGAGAGAAACAAACTTGCTTATGCTCAAAACCAACAGAAATTTCACAACAGTGCTCTTATTTATTAGCTCATCTGTCAAACTGCAACATCGATGTCAAGTTTTGGCAGGCTGAAAACATGGACATTTGAGAGCAACCAATAATTTCTCCCATTCAATTCAGTTGATTTAAAAACAGAGGGAGGACATAATTAAAGACCTCTCAGGTCAATGGGCAATCCAGGAAGCGGGCTGCTCTCATTGGCAGAAGACATTGCTTTTGTGGTCACTCTTGCAAGCTTCACGCGCCTTGATGCAAAGCTCTGCAACATGGGCTGTCTCGAAGAGATGTGGGACGAGCTCGCAAGCTTGGTCCAAGAGGCTTCCTTTTTGCTCTCCACACCCAGAGCTGCTATACTTGGCTTGAACGACTTCTGGTAAGAAATTCCAGGCTTAACAGCAGCCATATGGGTCCCAGCAGTTGCAGTCGAGGCC
The sequence above is drawn from the Punica granatum isolate Tunisia-2019 chromosome 5, ASM765513v2, whole genome shotgun sequence genome and encodes:
- the LOC116207258 gene encoding uncharacterized protein LOC116207258, which codes for MKMPSPKSSSLISTEIKNPMRTLVLSCACRIVRVLSRAKSFLVKAVQRKLDKFQIHFMLPAKKSKNKKIYLGSFRFHYNWCSASSSHVQPFPAPFSTSHLYYYDPTWDSMISMEPADQDNNSSGDSQLSKYLEWLEEKDNAHAGEESSDNGTSAHEECADEIDKLADIFIAKCHQKFILEKQESDRRFQEMIAI
- the LOC116208579 gene encoding uncharacterized protein LOC116208579, whose amino-acid sequence is MKASLKFRDDQKPLIRAKVPLNIIGLPFQSGIVAGESKELTLNLGTFFESGPSVRVSYRPNDSWNPFSLVVKTGTGPFGSPISSSMSMSAEFNLLNRGNPAFMLHFRPNFGDFSVKKSQSSVIKPKSISTEEDASIEVVEAPPPPQTNGSYVLDNGAFFGKKIAALTPGSPAVAFSGVLSGMEVAARTVVPVRSRAVVNFRWGVRVPGEAGNAFNPTGGITFDKVPFLVMNKIGIEHVPEGFNSKQEPKGQEKSSGKESNFPGDSDLAEACFSVKRQLEILQAENGMLRKAIEDLRREFSAKSASPSPPITHDSVRYHEIERNGNRAPSGKTDRRSSEKRSTDSSGFAGKSVEADVSEELKKALKGAGGA
- the LOC116209347 gene encoding enoyl-[acyl-carrier-protein] reductase [NADH] 1, chloroplastic-like → MASTATAGTHMAAVKPGISYQKSFKPSIAALGVESKKEASWTKLASSSHISSRQPMLQSFASRRVKLARVTTKAMSSANESSPLPGLPIDLRGKRAFIAGVADDNGYGWAIAKSLAAAGAEILVGTWVPALNIFETSLRRGKFDESRVLPDGSLMDITKVYPLDAIFDCPEHVPEDIKNNKRYAGSTKWTVKEVAESVKEDFGSIDILVHSLANGPEVIKPLLETSRNGYLAAISASSYSFVSLLKHFVPIMNPGGATISLTYIASEKIIPGYGGGMSSAKAALESDTRVLAFEAGRKHKIRVNTISAGPLRSRAAKAIGFIDMMIDYSLENAPLQKELSAEEVGNAAAFLASPLASAITGAVVYVDNGLNAMGVGVDSPVFANLDIPKSK